From the Streptomyces nigrescens genome, one window contains:
- a CDS encoding amino acid permease, translated as MTSVQVDKQHDGSEAPGQAPEEGYQRGLGNRQIQMIAIGGAIGTGLFLGAGKAISMAGPSIILAYAIVGLVIFFIMRALGELLMYRPVSGSFSEYGREFLGPFIGFVTGWTYWLFWVVTGITEVTAAATYVQHWNKGIPQWASALVFTCALFGINLISVKIFGELEFWFSMVKVTAIIGMILIGLGVITLGFSDAGDTASFSLLWSDGGFFPKGIGGTLMTLQIVMFAFLAVELVGVTAGEATDPKKVLPKAINTVPWRIGLFYIGALIIILSVVSWTAFEPGVSPFVAAFQQIGLPAGAGIVNFVVLTAALSSANSGMYSTGRMLRDLALNGQGPKFFTKLSKNGLPTWGTGVSVAMMLFGVYINYKWPGEAFNYVVSFATISGMWAWIVILASQLRYRAKANRGELPQSDFKAPGSPFTSVFALAFIGMVIVMMGVDKDARAALYAAPVWALVLAVGYLCIKRRDAAALAAGGAPKEAAAKDTKS; from the coding sequence ATGACCTCTGTGCAGGTCGACAAGCAGCACGACGGCAGCGAGGCACCTGGACAAGCCCCGGAAGAGGGCTACCAGCGGGGGCTGGGAAACCGTCAGATCCAGATGATCGCCATTGGCGGCGCCATCGGTACCGGCCTCTTTCTCGGGGCCGGCAAGGCGATCTCGATGGCCGGGCCGAGCATCATCCTCGCCTACGCCATCGTCGGGCTGGTCATCTTCTTCATCATGCGGGCCCTGGGCGAACTGCTCATGTACCGGCCCGTCTCCGGCTCCTTCTCGGAGTACGGACGCGAATTCCTCGGCCCGTTCATCGGCTTCGTGACCGGCTGGACGTACTGGCTGTTCTGGGTCGTCACCGGCATCACCGAAGTGACCGCCGCCGCCACGTATGTGCAGCACTGGAACAAGGGCATCCCGCAATGGGCCTCGGCACTCGTCTTCACGTGTGCGCTCTTCGGTATCAACCTGATCTCCGTGAAGATCTTCGGTGAGCTGGAATTCTGGTTCTCGATGGTCAAGGTCACCGCGATCATCGGCATGATCCTGATCGGCCTCGGCGTGATCACCCTCGGCTTCTCCGACGCCGGTGACACCGCCTCCTTCAGCCTCCTGTGGTCCGACGGCGGGTTCTTCCCCAAGGGCATCGGCGGCACGCTGATGACGCTGCAGATCGTGATGTTCGCCTTCCTCGCCGTCGAACTCGTCGGCGTCACCGCGGGCGAGGCGACCGACCCCAAGAAGGTCCTGCCCAAGGCGATCAACACCGTGCCGTGGCGGATCGGCCTCTTCTACATCGGTGCGCTGATCATCATCCTGTCCGTCGTCAGCTGGACGGCGTTCGAGCCGGGCGTCAGCCCCTTCGTCGCCGCCTTCCAGCAGATCGGCCTGCCGGCCGGTGCCGGCATCGTCAACTTCGTCGTGCTGACCGCCGCGCTCTCCTCGGCGAACTCGGGCATGTACTCCACCGGCCGGATGCTGCGTGACCTCGCGCTCAACGGCCAGGGACCGAAGTTCTTCACCAAGCTCAGCAAGAACGGTCTGCCCACCTGGGGCACCGGCGTCTCGGTCGCGATGATGCTGTTCGGCGTCTACATCAACTACAAGTGGCCCGGTGAGGCGTTCAACTACGTCGTCTCCTTCGCCACCATCTCCGGTATGTGGGCGTGGATCGTCATCCTGGCCTCGCAGCTGCGCTACCGCGCCAAGGCGAACCGCGGTGAGCTGCCGCAGTCCGATTTCAAGGCCCCCGGCAGCCCCTTCACCTCGGTCTTCGCGCTGGCCTTCATCGGCATGGTGATCGTGATGATGGGTGTCGACAAGGACGCCCGGGCCGCGCTCTACGCGGCGCCCGTGTGGGCGCTCGTCCTGGCCGTCGGCTACCTCTGCATCAAGCGGCGGGACGCGGCGGCCCTGGCGGCCGGCGGGGCGCCGAAGGAAGCCGCCGCCAAGGACACCAAGAGCTGA
- a CDS encoding M67 family metallopeptidase — protein MLTLTKALFDQIVEHSRQDHPDEACGVVAGPAGSGRPERFIPMLNAARSPTFYEFDSSDLLKLYREMDDRDEEPVIIYHSHTATEAYPSRTDISYANEPDAHYVLVSTADADDAGPFQFRSFRIVNGEVTEEEVEVVAAYS, from the coding sequence ATGCTGACCCTCACCAAGGCCCTCTTCGACCAGATCGTCGAGCACTCCCGCCAGGACCACCCCGACGAGGCCTGTGGCGTGGTCGCGGGCCCGGCAGGCAGCGGCCGCCCCGAGCGGTTCATCCCGATGCTGAACGCCGCCCGCTCGCCCACCTTCTATGAATTCGACTCCTCCGACCTGCTCAAGCTCTACCGCGAGATGGACGACCGGGACGAGGAGCCGGTGATCATCTATCACTCGCACACCGCCACCGAGGCCTACCCCTCGCGCACCGACATCTCCTACGCGAACGAGCCCGATGCCCACTATGTCCTGGTATCCACCGCCGACGCCGACGATGCCGGGCCCTTCCAGTTCCGCTCGTTCAGGATCGTGAACGGCGAGGTCACGGAGGAAGAGGTCGAGGTCGTGGCGGCGTACTCCTGA
- a CDS encoding putative leader peptide, with protein MVDHDVSEKRPGMLLLAPLATRRSASALLGAFGCGAARLHVDLCRLSSAICPRCAGA; from the coding sequence ATGGTTGACCACGACGTGAGCGAGAAGAGGCCGGGCATGCTGCTGCTCGCTCCGCTCGCCACGCGTCGCTCCGCATCCGCGCTGCTGGGCGCGTTCGGCTGCGGAGCCGCACGGCTGCACGTGGATCTGTGCCGCCTTTCCAGCGCCATCTGTCCGCGCTGCGCCGGCGCCTGA
- a CDS encoding MoaD/ThiS family protein, translating to MAIEVRIPTILRTYTDGQKAVEGSGETLADLFTDLDSRHTGIRERLVEGEQLRRFVNVYLNDEDVRFLEGISTKLADGDNVTILPAVAGGMR from the coding sequence ATGGCCATCGAGGTCCGAATCCCGACCATCCTGCGCACCTACACCGACGGCCAGAAAGCCGTCGAGGGCAGCGGAGAGACCCTCGCCGACCTCTTCACCGACCTGGACAGCCGGCACACCGGCATCCGCGAGCGCCTTGTCGAGGGCGAGCAGCTGCGCCGCTTCGTGAACGTTTACCTCAACGACGAGGACGTCCGCTTCCTGGAGGGCATCTCCACCAAGCTCGCCGACGGCGACAACGTGACGATCCTCCCGGCCGTGGCCGGCGGCATGCGCTGA
- a CDS encoding PLP-dependent cysteine synthase family protein, with the protein MRYDSPLAAVGNTPLVRLPRLSPSDDVRIWAKLEDRNPTGSVKDRPALHMIEQAEKDGRLTPGCTILEPTSGNTGISLAMAAKLKGYRIVCVMPENTSSERRELLAMWGAEIISSPAAGGSNTAVRVAKELSAEHPDWVMLYQYGNPDNAGAHYATTGPEILADLPSVTHFVAGLGTTGTLMGVGRYLREQVPGIQIVAAEPRYDDVVYGLRNLDEGFIPELYDESVLTTRFSVGSEDAVRRTRELLAEEGIFAGISTGAALHAAIGVAKKAVKAGQSADIVFVVADGGWKYLSTGVYTAESTEAAIATLQGQLWA; encoded by the coding sequence ATGCGTTACGACTCCCCGCTGGCGGCGGTCGGGAACACCCCTCTCGTCCGCCTCCCGCGCCTCTCACCCTCCGACGACGTCCGTATCTGGGCGAAGCTGGAGGACCGCAACCCCACGGGCTCGGTCAAGGACCGTCCCGCGCTGCACATGATCGAACAGGCCGAGAAGGACGGCCGGCTCACCCCCGGCTGCACCATCCTCGAACCGACCAGCGGCAACACCGGCATCTCGCTCGCCATGGCGGCCAAGCTCAAGGGCTACCGCATCGTGTGCGTCATGCCGGAGAACACCTCGTCCGAGCGGCGCGAGCTGCTCGCCATGTGGGGTGCCGAGATCATCTCCTCGCCCGCGGCCGGCGGCTCCAACACCGCCGTCCGGGTGGCCAAGGAGCTGTCCGCCGAGCACCCCGACTGGGTGATGCTCTACCAGTACGGCAACCCCGACAACGCCGGTGCGCACTACGCCACCACCGGCCCCGAGATCCTCGCCGACCTCCCCTCCGTCACCCACTTCGTGGCCGGTCTGGGCACCACCGGCACGCTCATGGGCGTCGGCCGCTATCTGCGCGAGCAGGTCCCGGGCATCCAGATCGTCGCCGCCGAACCGCGCTACGACGACGTCGTCTACGGTCTGCGCAACCTCGACGAGGGCTTCATCCCCGAGCTCTACGACGAGTCCGTGCTCACCACCCGCTTCTCGGTCGGCTCCGAGGACGCGGTCCGCCGCACCCGCGAACTCCTCGCCGAGGAAGGCATCTTCGCGGGCATCTCCACCGGCGCGGCGCTGCACGCCGCGATCGGTGTCGCCAAGAAGGCGGTCAAGGCGGGCCAGAGCGCCGACATCGTCTTCGTCGTCGCCGACGGCGGCTGGAAGTACCTCTCCACCGGCGTCTACACCGCCGAGTCGACCGAGGCCGCCATCGCCACGCTGCAGGGCCAGCTCTGGGCCTAG
- a CDS encoding MBL fold metallo-hydrolase gives MKLTVVGCSGSFPSMESACSSYLLEADGFRLLLDMGNGALGELQRHSGLYDLDAVLLSHLHADHCIDLCGYFVVRYYRPDGGRCAPMPVYGPAGTERRLTVAHADVPHDGAMSEVFEFRTLTPGTFTIGPFTIRTERVSHPVEAFGFRIEHGGRTLTYSGDTGPCEPLESLAEGADFFLCEASFTYGKEDIPDLHLNGREAGESARRAGVGRLVLTHIPPWTDADISIRDAQKVYDGPVEAAKAGAVYEI, from the coding sequence ATGAAGCTCACTGTCGTCGGATGCTCGGGGTCGTTCCCTTCCATGGAATCGGCCTGCTCGAGCTACCTCCTGGAGGCCGACGGCTTCAGGCTGCTCCTCGACATGGGCAACGGCGCCCTGGGCGAGCTGCAGCGCCACTCCGGCCTCTATGACCTGGATGCCGTACTCCTGTCGCATCTGCATGCGGACCACTGCATCGATCTGTGCGGCTATTTCGTCGTCCGCTATTACCGCCCGGACGGCGGGCGTTGTGCGCCGATGCCGGTCTATGGGCCGGCCGGCACCGAGCGGCGACTGACCGTCGCCCACGCCGATGTGCCGCACGACGGCGCGATGAGCGAGGTCTTCGAATTCCGCACCCTGACCCCCGGCACCTTCACCATCGGGCCGTTCACGATCCGTACGGAACGCGTCAGCCACCCGGTGGAGGCCTTCGGCTTCCGTATCGAGCACGGCGGCCGGACCCTGACGTACTCCGGGGACACCGGACCCTGCGAGCCGCTGGAGTCGCTCGCCGAGGGCGCCGACTTCTTCCTGTGCGAGGCGTCCTTCACCTACGGCAAGGAAGACATCCCGGATCTGCACCTCAACGGCCGGGAGGCCGGCGAGAGCGCCCGGCGGGCCGGCGTGGGGCGGCTGGTGCTGACCCACATCCCGCCGTGGACCGACGCCGACATCAGCATCCGCGACGCCCAGAAGGTCTATGACGGCCCGGTCGAGGCCGCCAAGGCGGGCGCGGTCTACGAGATCTGA
- a CDS encoding PTS transporter subunit EIIC: protein MSSATATKAAPAKKRGSGLFQGLQKIGRSLQLPIAVLPAAGILNRLGQPDVFGEKGLGWIDVSKVFAAAGGAVFDNLPLLFCIGVAIGFAKKSDGSTALAALVGFLVYSNVLKAFPVTEGHIEKGEWVEPVLNNPGVLGGIIMGLLSAVLWQRYHRKKLVDWLGFFNGRRLVPIIMAFVGTAVGVLFLLIWEPIGDGISAFGEWMTGLGAGGAGLFGLINRALLPIGMHQFVNTVSWFQLGDFTDAAGKVAHGDIGRFFAGDPSAGQFMSGFFPIMMFGLPAAALAIAHTARPERRKAVLGMMISLALTSFVCGITEPIEFSFMFIAPVLYAIHAVLTALSMALTWALGVHDGFTFSAGFIDYALNWSLATKPWMIIPIGLVFAVVYYALFRFAITKFNLTTPGREPEEEVEDLTKA from the coding sequence ATGAGTTCGGCCACCGCCACGAAGGCGGCTCCCGCGAAGAAGCGGGGCTCCGGCCTGTTCCAGGGCCTGCAGAAGATCGGCCGCAGCCTCCAGCTGCCGATCGCCGTCCTGCCCGCCGCGGGCATCCTCAACCGCCTCGGCCAGCCGGACGTGTTCGGCGAGAAGGGCCTGGGCTGGATCGACGTCAGCAAGGTCTTCGCCGCTGCCGGTGGCGCGGTCTTCGACAATCTGCCGCTGCTCTTCTGCATAGGCGTCGCCATCGGCTTCGCGAAGAAGTCCGATGGCTCGACGGCGCTCGCCGCGCTGGTCGGCTTCCTGGTCTACAGCAATGTCCTCAAGGCGTTCCCGGTCACGGAAGGCCACATCGAGAAGGGCGAGTGGGTCGAGCCGGTCCTCAACAACCCCGGCGTCCTCGGCGGCATCATCATGGGCCTGCTCTCCGCGGTCCTGTGGCAGCGCTACCACCGCAAGAAGCTGGTGGACTGGCTGGGCTTCTTCAACGGCCGCCGGCTGGTCCCGATCATCATGGCCTTCGTGGGCACCGCCGTCGGCGTGCTCTTCCTGCTGATCTGGGAGCCCATCGGCGACGGGATCTCCGCCTTCGGCGAGTGGATGACCGGCCTCGGTGCCGGCGGCGCCGGTCTCTTCGGTCTGATCAACCGCGCGCTGCTGCCGATCGGCATGCACCAGTTCGTCAACACCGTCTCGTGGTTCCAGCTCGGTGACTTCACCGACGCCGCGGGCAAGGTCGCGCACGGCGACATCGGCCGCTTCTTCGCGGGTGACCCGTCCGCCGGCCAGTTCATGTCCGGCTTCTTCCCGATCATGATGTTCGGCCTGCCGGCCGCCGCCCTCGCCATCGCGCACACCGCCCGCCCCGAGCGCCGCAAGGCCGTCCTGGGCATGATGATCTCGCTCGCGCTGACCTCCTTCGTCTGCGGTATCACCGAGCCGATCGAGTTCTCGTTCATGTTCATCGCGCCGGTGCTCTACGCGATCCACGCGGTGCTGACCGCCCTCTCGATGGCCCTCACCTGGGCGCTCGGCGTGCACGACGGCTTCACCTTCTCCGCCGGCTTCATCGACTACGCGCTGAACTGGAGCCTGGCCACCAAGCCCTGGATGATCATCCCGATCGGCCTGGTCTTCGCGGTCGTCTACTACGCGCTGTTCCGCTTCGCGATCACCAAGTTCAACCTCACCACCCCGGGCCGGGAGCCCGAGGAAGAGGTCGAGGACCTGACGAAGGCGTAG
- a CDS encoding PTS transporter subunit EIIC, with product MSANAAAAPRKSWGAHLYQGLQKMGRSLQLPIAVLPAAGILNRLGQPDVFGEKGLGWDAVGKVFAAAGGALLDSGLGLPLLFCIGVAIGMAKKSDGSTALAAVTGFLVYFSVLHAFPSGCGAGQTYTQAGLWTGVCLDRTDTVTQAEFQNPGVFGGIVMGFLSAWLWQRFHRVKLVDWLGFFNGRRLVPIIMAFVGLVFAVLCLFVWQPIGDALTSFSEWLSGLGEWGSGIFGVANRALLVIGLHQFLNTFVWFQFGSFTKPDGTVVHGDINRFLAGDPDAGQFTTGFFPIMMFALPAAALAIAHCAKPHRRKEIAGMMLSVGLTSFVTGVTEPIEYSFMFVAPVLYAIHAVLTGVSMALSWALGVHDSFSFSAGLIDYVINWGLATKPWLIIPIGLCFAAVYYALFRFVITKFNLSTPGREPDEVGDAMERENVK from the coding sequence ATGAGCGCGAACGCGGCGGCGGCACCGAGGAAGAGCTGGGGGGCGCACCTCTACCAGGGCCTGCAGAAGATGGGGCGCAGTCTGCAGTTGCCGATTGCCGTCCTGCCCGCCGCGGGGATTCTCAACCGTCTTGGCCAGCCGGACGTGTTCGGCGAGAAGGGCCTGGGCTGGGACGCCGTCGGCAAGGTGTTCGCGGCCGCGGGCGGTGCGCTGCTGGATTCGGGGCTCGGTCTGCCGCTGCTGTTCTGTATCGGTGTGGCGATCGGTATGGCCAAGAAGTCGGACGGGTCGACGGCGCTGGCGGCGGTGACCGGTTTTCTCGTCTACTTCTCGGTGCTGCACGCGTTCCCGTCCGGTTGTGGCGCGGGCCAGACGTACACCCAGGCCGGCCTGTGGACCGGTGTGTGCCTGGACAGGACGGATACGGTCACGCAGGCGGAGTTCCAGAATCCGGGGGTGTTCGGCGGCATCGTCATGGGATTTCTGTCCGCGTGGCTCTGGCAGCGCTTTCACCGGGTGAAGCTGGTGGACTGGCTGGGGTTCTTCAACGGCCGCCGGCTGGTCCCGATCATCATGGCCTTCGTCGGCCTGGTCTTCGCGGTGCTGTGTCTGTTCGTGTGGCAGCCGATCGGCGATGCGCTGACGAGCTTCAGTGAATGGCTGTCGGGGCTGGGGGAATGGGGCTCGGGGATTTTCGGTGTCGCCAACCGTGCGCTGCTGGTGATCGGCCTGCATCAGTTCCTGAACACCTTCGTCTGGTTCCAGTTCGGCAGTTTCACCAAGCCGGACGGCACGGTCGTCCACGGTGACATCAACCGGTTCCTGGCGGGCGATCCGGATGCGGGGCAGTTCACCACCGGGTTCTTCCCGATCATGATGTTCGCGCTGCCGGCGGCGGCGCTGGCGATCGCGCACTGCGCCAAGCCGCATCGCCGCAAGGAGATCGCGGGCATGATGCTGTCGGTCGGTCTGACGTCGTTCGTGACGGGTGTGACCGAGCCGATCGAGTATTCATTCATGTTCGTCGCGCCGGTGCTGTACGCGATCCACGCGGTGCTGACGGGTGTGTCGATGGCGTTGAGCTGGGCGCTGGGGGTGCACGACAGCTTCAGCTTCTCGGCGGGGCTGATCGACTACGTCATCAACTGGGGGCTGGCGACCAAACCCTGGCTGATCATTCCCATCGGTCTGTGTTTCGCGGCGGTGTATTACGCCCTCTTCCGTTTCGTGATCACGAAATTCAATCTGTCGACGCCCGGCCGCGAGCCGGATGAGGTGGGGGACGCGATGGAGCGGGAGAACGTGAAGTAG
- a CDS encoding glucose PTS transporter subunit EIIB gives MDMASKAEKIVAGLGGLDNIEEVEGCITRLRTEVVDSSLVDEAALKAAGAHGVVKMGTAIQVVIGTDADPIAAEIEDMM, from the coding sequence GTGGACATGGCCAGCAAGGCTGAGAAGATCGTCGCCGGGCTCGGCGGACTCGACAACATCGAAGAGGTCGAGGGCTGCATCACCCGCCTCCGCACCGAGGTCGTCGACTCCTCCCTCGTCGACGAGGCCGCCCTCAAGGCCGCTGGCGCCCACGGCGTCGTCAAGATGGGCACCGCGATCCAGGTCGTCATCGGCACCGACGCCGACCCCATCGCCGCCGAGATCGAAGACATGATGTGA
- the rph gene encoding ribonuclease PH encodes MSRTDGRTPEQLRPVTIERGWSKHAEGSVLISFGDTKVFCTASVTEGVPRWRKGTGEGWVTAEYSMLPRSTNTRGDRESVRGKIGGRTHEISRLIGRSLRAVIDYKALGENTIVLDCDVLQADGGTRTAAITGAYVALADAITWAQGKKLIRHGRKPLTGTVSAVSVGIVDGTPLLDLCYEEDVRAETDMNVVCTGDGRFVEVQGTAEAEPFARDELNALLDLAVAGCAELDGAQRAALARTL; translated from the coding sequence ATGTCTCGCACCGACGGCCGCACCCCCGAACAGCTCCGCCCGGTCACCATCGAACGCGGCTGGAGCAAGCACGCCGAAGGCTCCGTCCTCATCTCCTTCGGCGACACCAAAGTCTTCTGCACCGCCTCCGTCACCGAAGGCGTCCCGCGCTGGCGCAAGGGCACCGGCGAAGGCTGGGTCACCGCCGAATACTCGATGCTGCCCCGCTCCACCAACACCCGCGGCGACCGCGAATCCGTACGCGGCAAGATCGGCGGCCGCACCCACGAGATCAGCCGCCTCATCGGCCGCTCCCTGCGCGCCGTCATCGACTACAAGGCCCTCGGCGAGAACACCATCGTCCTGGACTGCGACGTCCTCCAGGCCGACGGCGGCACCCGCACCGCCGCCATCACCGGCGCCTACGTCGCCCTCGCCGACGCCATCACCTGGGCCCAGGGCAAGAAGCTCATCCGGCACGGCCGCAAGCCCCTCACCGGAACCGTCTCCGCCGTCAGCGTCGGCATCGTCGACGGCACCCCCCTCCTCGACCTCTGCTACGAAGAGGACGTCCGCGCCGAGACCGACATGAACGTCGTCTGCACCGGCGACGGCCGCTTCGTCGAGGTCCAGGGCACCGCCGAGGCCGAACCCTTCGCCCGCGACGAACTCAACGCCCTCCTCGACCTCGCCGTCGCCGGCTGCGCCGAACTCGACGGCGCCCAGCGGGCGGCACTGGCCCGCACGCTCTGA
- a CDS encoding SCO1431 family membrane protein — translation MSTTAATAATAPRTRARTGGPGDDSRLLENILGWTLVVALAMLLTQTGLI, via the coding sequence ATGTCCACGACCGCTGCCACCGCTGCCACCGCGCCCCGCACCCGCGCCCGCACCGGCGGGCCCGGAGACGACTCCCGGCTCCTGGAGAACATCCTCGGCTGGACCCTCGTCGTCGCCCTCGCCATGCTGCTCACCCAGACCGGCCTCATCTGA